tcgtctgaacaagatcacgaagaaggacgtataccccctcccacggatagacgacacattggatcggctctgcaacgctaaatacttctcgtcgatggacctgaagtctggctattggcaaataaaagtcgacgaaagacatcgcgaaaagaccgcctttgtcaccccagacggcctctacgagttcaaggttatgctatttggactgtgctcggcacctgcaacgttccaacgcgtgatggacacggttttagcaggattgaagtggcagacctgtctcgtttacatGGATGACGTAGTTGTCTTGCAAGAGTACTAGAGGCCATGAAGTCATCAGGGCGTACTCTGAAGCTAGAAAAGTGCCGATTCGGttacgatgaacttctgttcctgggccacgtcatcagcaagtctggagtccgccccgacccgcagaagacagctgccattgcaaagttcccgcagcccatcgacaagaaggcagtgcgtagattccttggcatgtgtgcctactacaggcgatttgtcaaggacttttcacgcatcgctgagccgctgtcaaagctaactaaatgtgacgtcgagttcaagtgggaaacgccgcaggccgacgcatttcaagaactcaaacgatgcatgcagtcgccgcccatacttgcgcacttcgacgagcacgccgataccgaaatacacactgacaccagtagcctcggcttcggtgccgtcctagtccagagaaaagatggacatgaacacgtgatagcttacgctagccagtcgttgtcaaaagcggaaggcaattattctacaaccgaaaaggaatgcctcgcaatcgtttgggctacagcgaaatttcgcccttacctctatggcaggccattcaaagtggtcagtgaccatcacgcgttgtgttggctagctaacttaaagggcccttcaggacggctggcacggtggagcctcacactacaagaatacgacatcactgtaacatacaagtccggacgaaaacactccgatgctgattgcctatcacgcgcccccattgacccgccgccacaagatgacgagaatgacgatgccttccttggcgtaataagcgcggaagacttcgccgaacaacaacgaggggacccggagctaaaagccctagtcgagtatttggaagggcacaccgacgttgtccctagggcatttaagcatggattatcttcgttcacgcttcaaaacaacctactcgtgaagaacttctcaccattccgcgccaactaccttcttgttgttccgtcggcgctgcgtccagaagtactgcacgcgctacatgacgatccgaccgctgggaacctcggtttctcccggacgctatcgaggatacaagaaaggtattactggccgcacctaaccgccgatgtcgcccgttacgtcacgacatgccgagactgtcagcgacgcaagacaccaccgacaaggccagcggaatTGCTAcaccgatcaagcctccttaccgaccttttcagcagatcgggatggacttgttaggagcgtttccgacatcaacatccggaagtTAGTGGGTCGTCGTGGCGTCTATTGTTCATCCACCGATCGTGTTTGTGAATTAGATATAGCCGAAAGTCGTTCCAGCGAGAACAGAGGCATATCTGTTTGAGCTTCAGCGAATACTATCAAGAATGCTTCATTGGCCGCTAGTAGTTCATCGATATAGCTATCTGCTCGCCCGGTGGCTAAACcaatttccttccttttttccaaTGTGCGCAGTGTGCGTAATAAACGTGATGGCCTGTTTTCAGCCATTGACTCGTGTTCAGCTGACGTTGTTATCTTGACTGGAACTTGGCTCTCGAGTGATATTGCAGACTATGAAATCTTTGAATGTGAAAGAGTTTTCAAATTCTTTTGCTGTAACCGTATCTCGCGTACTGGTGGCGGAGTGTTGATCGCCGTACACGAAGGCTTGAGTTGTTGTGTTATAGATATTGCTATTCGTTTGGAAATCGTGTGTACACGTGTCACTCTCGGatattgtgatattattttttgtgtgtgctatcGCCCGCCCATTTCGCCCTTAACATTTAATTTAGATTTACGTGACGTATTAAATGAGTTAATTGTCCGGTTCCCCTTATGTCCACCCTTcgttcttggtgatttcaattttccagcAATTAACTGGCATGGCTCTCCTCCCTCATCTGACTGTTCATCTGAGTGCTCTCTCTTCATCAACCTCTGTATAAATTTTAATTTTAAGCAACTTGTCCTTCAGCCTGCACGATCTACTGAGCAATCtgctaacattcttgacctcctTCTTACTACTACACCGCAGCTTGTTTCATGTTTAAGATATTTACCTGGTTTGCGTGATCATTGCCTCATTTCTATTGAACTACACACGTCTGTTCCCGGTACGAAAAGGCCAAAAGTTATCCGAGACTACAAAAACGCTGTCTTCGAGTCTATAAACCGTGGACTAATGGATTTTGTCACTCACTTCATTCCAAGTATCCACACGGGCAACAATGATGAAAATTGGACCTTATTCAAAGAAAAAGTCAAGTGTTTAATTAATCTTGAATGAGTTTATTTctcctgtttacaacagaaaggaagcagaagctaAAGGCCAAGTGGCCTTACGGAGGCTTCTGCTCCCACAACATTTCATCCCTCAGAAACACTTCATGCGATTCATGAACTCAAAGAATTCATGAATTCATCCCTCAGAAACGCATTATATCCAACTCTCATGCTCCGTGGTTTAACGCGCATCTTCGGCAcctactgaacaaaaaaaaagactattCCGGTGAGGCAAGGCAACTCAAACGGCGGAACGCTGGCACGCTTACGCCACCGCTAAGACGGATTATAAACAAATTTCgtttgaaacaaaacaaaatttctgCCAGCACACGCTCCCGCTCCTTTTTAGAGATAATCCGAGGAAATTTTGGAATGTGGTCAGCGGGAATAAGCTGAATACAGTAGATCTTTGCGATGATCACAGCACTGCAATACACCAGACCGACTGCTGCAAAGTGTTAAATGATTTTTTTGCCTCGTGTTTTTTCACTACCTTGCCGAATGTTTTCCCTCATCCTTGTACATCTGACTTTTTACCCATGGATCCAATACTCATTGATTCGGTTGGTTTGATATGTCTAATTGAAAAACAGAATATTTAGTCTTGTTCAGGTGCCGACGGCATTACAAGGAAGCTCTTGTAAAGTACATCTACCTGCTCATCATTGATTCTTTGTGAAATCTTTGAACAGTCATTGCAGAGTTGTGCCATCCCTCATGATAGGAAggtagggaaggtggttccattgcaTAAATCAGGTAGTGAAGCTTCAATACTTAACTATCGGCCCATTTCATtaaccagcgttccctgtaaacttcttgagcacattATTTAATCTCATCTTATTACCTTCCTTGAATCTAACAACTTTTTCAATTCatgtcaacatggcttcagaaaattcttttcgTGTGAGACACAGCTCCTATctttcactaatgatttatttcGTGCTATGGATGCTAACGTTATTGTGGACTGCGTTTTTTTAGACTTTGCTAAGGCGTTTGACGCTGTTTCTCATGATCTATTAATAATTAAACTCGGTGGTCCTAATATCAACGATCAGGTATTAGGCTggattaaatgttttctttccaaCCATAGTCAGTGTGTCTCAGTTGATGATTATGACTCGCCTCTTGTTTCCGTAActtctggagtacctcaaggttCTGTGTTAGGTCCTCTGctgtttttaatttacattaatgatgtTTCTGATAACGTTATCTCCAATATAAATattttcgcagacgactgtgtGCTTTATCGTTCAATTACTAATTCCTCTGATGAAGCATGTTTGCAATCGGACATGCACGCAATTTCTTCATGGTGCAGCGAATGGCTCATGACATTTAACACCACTAAGTGCAAACACCTGCGTATCTCCAGCCGTCCTCCTGAATACACCTCTCGCTATCTTCTTGATAACACTCCGTTATCATCTGTCTCATCCTACAAATACCTGAGTATTCACTTAACACACAATCTGTCCTGGAAAATGCACGCGAACTACATATCTAACCAGGCTAACCGCACGCTCGGATTCTTACGGCGCCATTTCATAGCTTCTAACAGCTCCGTTAATCTTCATCTATATAGGACGTTAATCAGACCTAAACTGGAATATGCTTGCTCCATTTGGGATCCTAATCAGATAACCTTTATTAACGCTTTAGAACCTGTTcaaaaccgcgccgcccgttttattgtTTGGAAATTATTCCCGAACAGCAAGCATATCTTGAATGAAAACTGCACTTGGTCTTCCCGTTCTTTCTCTGCGCCGTAAATATTTTCGCTGATGTCTTTTTCACAGAGTTAATTAAACCAACCCTATTCTCAAAGATAAGTTACTCCTCTCTCCATCTTATATATCTTCACGCACTGACCACAACTTCAAGGTAGGAATACCGCAATGCCGAACTAGCCTATGTATAAGTTCATGTATTCCTCGAACTggaaatgactggaaccacctgccTGCTTTCATGGCTGCCATCACCGACGTGAACAAATTTCAGAAAACTGCCGCCGATTTTGTATGCctctcctctctgtaatgcctctgaccctgaaaatactgaaataaataaataaataaataaataaataaataaataaataaataaataaataaataagtctaggagcttatgggacacaatatcgaaagctttttgaaaatcaATAAAAACCGCGTCTAACTGACTATTGTTATCAATGGTTTTAAATAAGAAGTGCTGGAATTCTATTAGTTCTGTGTTGCAGGAATAACCTTTTCGGAATCTGTGCTGGGAAGTtgtaaagaaagcgtttgagtgAAGGAATGCAGATATGTTACTATATAAAATGTGTTCGAATATCTTGCAACATATTGACGTTAGTGAAATCGGCCTATAGTCTTCTCTGAGTTTTCTATCACCCGATTTAAAAACGGGTGTGACGCTTGCCGCTTTCCAATCTTGGGGAAGGAGGCCTCTTTTTAGGGAAAGCTTATAAATGATCGGTAAATACGGAGAAATGATGCTATGACACTCTTTAAGGACCACTGGGGATATTCCATCAGGTCCAATTGCTTTTGTGTCATCTAAATGCCTTAATAAAGAATCGACCCCACTAACATCAAATTCAATGTCTGGCATCATATCGCCTTGATTGGCGTTGTTCAAAAGCGAAGTCTCCCCAGCAGATATTAGCAAAAACACAGATTGGAAGTACTGGTTGAAGCATTCCGCCCTCTGATAGTCTGACGTCACTGTTTTGCGTCAATAGTTAAAGATGGTATTGATATGtcgttttttcgattttatttTACATATTTTCAGAAAGATTTAGCATTTTTTCTCAAGTCCTTGTTTAATTTAAAAAGAAGGTATCTTTGGCAGATTTAAATGTAGCTTTCAATAGCTTATTTATCTCTTGCGAGCGTTTCTGAATTATCAGATTGGTGTCGACTAAAAACGTTTCATACGTTAGTCTTGCTTTCTTGATATGTTTACGTATTTCTACGTTAAACcaaggtttttgtttttttcgttgccGCAGGTACCTGCATGGAACATCAATGTCCACTAGCTGAAGTATTTTGTCCCGAAATGCTGACCACAAAGTTAATGGACAGCGCGAGTTTGACATATATTGGAAAGTAGGAAAAAATTTTCAAGTTTGGTCCTGATAGCAACATAGTCTCCTCTGTCAtagctgtacacttttctttgtgGAATTTGCGCCATCAGTACTCGGTGTATGTTAAGTTCTATGACAACTGCCTGTGGTCTCTAATACCTGGGCAAACAGTAAATTTGAtgcagaaggatcgacatttaggcgagttggtactggttgaacatcttgaaggggcagcgcgaaaagacgatgacagaaggcaggaacatatgcggctgtcctgtgtgttcctgcgttctgtcatcgtcttttcgcgctgccccttcaagatctTCAAGTAACTTTTGATATTATGTTCGGCTCATTGCAAAGTACTAACTCTAAAATTGCATTTTCTCGCGTAGGTTCCAGTACGTACTGCTGCAATCCATTTAATCCGAGCAGTTCTTCGAACTCTGTGTAAATACGGGACCTATTACCAGCCACACATCCAGCATTCCCGTTGAAGTCTGGCAAATTGAAATCCCCCCCTAGAAATACGCTATTAGGCAGAAAAGATAGCATCTCAGACAGCAATGCGAATGAGTCGCTGCTGCCAGGTGGGTGGTACAATGTCCTGTACACTACATTGTTTCCTTTATGTAATTTCACAGGGCACCAGACAGACTCAGAATTGCTTTCAAATAAGATTTGTGTACTTGACAATGCATTTGATATCAAAAAGAATACTCCCCCGCCATGTCCATGCCTATCTTTCCGATAGAGAGTAAAATCAGGCGGAAAGATTTCTACATTAGGTATAGTCTTGTCTAACCATGATTCGGTGTCCATCACAATCTGAGGTTTAACAGTGGCTACTAAAGACATGAAGTTATCGACTTTGTTCTTTATGCTGCGACAATTTACAAGCAGGACAGAGAGCCGTTCAGGCGGCGAGCAACGTGCTAAGTTATCTTTCCTAGGAACGGAATTCGGAACGCGTCATTTGCCTCTGTCCATTCGCGCATGCGCCTGAAGTGAAACTGGCATCCGCATATCGCTACTCCAGACAAACGCTTGCCGATAGATGATCAATTTATCATAACTCAAGCGAACacgattttctttgttttctcgtttttcttttgcATAATTCCAAAGCTGACGTCTTTTTTCTTGTGCGGCTCGGCTGAAATCTTCAGAGATGCCGTACGAAGTGCCTTTTCGTCTGTAAGCGTTTTTAAAGACGTTTTCTCTAGCCTTCCACCTTGAAAAGCATGCTACTATGGGCCGGTTTTTGTCTTCTCTGAAAACGTCTACGCGATGAGCCCGTTCAACCGAAATATCATCACGTTTAATCACATCTTTGCATATTCCACTAATAAGTTTTTCAGACGCCTCCCCCGTCTCGTTATGCTCCCTGTCAGGCAACCCGAAAAAGACCAGATTCTGTCTACGGCTTCCATTTTCCAAGTCGCGTAGTTTAGCCATAAATTTATGTTCCATTTCTTCCACCCGAGCAATACGACTTTCTACATTGTTTCTCTTCACTATTAAGCCCGTAATTTTGGATTCTAATTCACATTGTCTTGTTATAATTTCCAGTAACTTCGCAAGCACGGTTTCCTGGCCTGTTTTCATTTCTAAGAGAATCCATTAAATGTTTGTCATTTGGTCACGTTCAACTGCATTCATGGGCCCTCGATTTAGCTCTACATCCCCCGATAGGAGCAGTAAGATTTGGAAAAGCACAAGACAGCCGTCATAGAGAGAGAATAGTATAGCATCGACGAAGCACGGGCTGGCATGTTCAAGACATTCAATCATTTGTCGCTTGCTAATGGGGTACGACACTCTTAAAAGCATAACGTTGCTAGAGCGATAACACTTAGTTACATTTAGGTAACTGACCTAGTACGTGAAAAAGCGTGAGTTTGGGGCGAAAAGAGCGTCGTGCCCCAGTCGCTTTAGGCTTGGCTGGTCTTTTATATGGCCAGCGCGCAGAGGAACCGGAAAGGTCCCCAATGCGCAGACTCCATTTCGGTGCGTCGAAGATCGTACAAGATTTCCCGGAAATAATCTTGCGGACCGTGTATGACACGAGCAGCCGATTGCAGATCAGTTGCAGCAGCATCTGGCCAAGGTATGGTGAAGCCACGTTCCACCGCGAAGTCGATGTTCGCCACGACCGCGAAGAATCCGAGCAGCACCTGGTACATGAAGAAGTGCGAATTTGTGCCGAAAAGAGCGTCGTGCCCCGTACTGGGCTCGCTAGCTGGCCTCCCGTCAACAGCATGCCGAAACCATTTCAGTCTTTAGTGCAGCTTCTGTTCGGCGTGGCAGCGAAGCTCAGCGCTTTACATCAAACACTGCGCTTCATTGCTCCTATGCCTGGTTTCTACGGAACCTGCGCCGATAAGCCACTGCCATATGGGAACGACTGGGACTGGTTGCGCCCGGTACGATCAACATCGACAGCGTCAAGTATAAAGCAACCACCACCAGACAATTTCTTTAGTGGGATCGTCAACTGGTGTCTCGTCAGCAGCATGCCGAAACCATTTCAGTTTTTCGCGCAGCTTCTGTTCGGCGTGGCAGCTAAGCCCTGCGCTTTGCCTCGAACACGATGCTTCCTTTCTCCCGTGCCTGGTTTCTACGAAGCCTGCGCGGGTAAGCCACTGCGATATGGGAACGACTGGGACTAGATGCGCATGGTACGATCAACATCGACAGTGTCAAGTATAAAGCAACCGCCACCAGACAATTTCTTTAGTGGGATTGTCAACTGGCGTACCGTCAGCAGCATGCCGAAACCATTTCAGTTCTTCGTGCAGCTTTTTCTGTTCGGCGTGGCAGCTAAGCCCTGCGCTTTGCATCAAACACCTGCTTCCTTTCTCCCGTTCCCGGTTTCTACGGAGCCTGCGCGGATAAACCATAGCGAAATGGGAACGACTGGGAGTCGTTGCGTCCGGTATGATCAACAATGACTGTGTCAAGTATAAAGGAACCGCCACCAGACAATTTTATTAGTGGGCTCTTCAGCTGGCCTCCCCTCTGCAGCATGCCGATACCATTTCTGCTTTTTGTGGAGCTTCATCTGTTCGGCGTGGCATCGAAGCCCAGCGCTCTACATCAAACACCGTGCTTTACTGCTCCCATTCCTTGTTCTAGGGAGCCTGCGCGGATAAGCCACTGCCATATGGGAACGACTTGGACTGGATGCGCCCGGTACGGTAAACATTGACAGTGTCAAGACTAAAGGAACCCCCACAAGAGAATATCTTTAGTGGGctcgtcagctggcctcccgtcatCAGCACGCCGAAACCATTTCAGTTTTTCGTGCAGCTTCTTGTGGGCAGCGTGGCAGCGAAGCCAAGCGCTTTACACAAAACGCCGTGCTTTATTGTTCCCATGCCTGGTTTCTACGGAGCCTGCGCGTTAAGCTACTGCGATGTGGGAATGACTGGAACTGGTTGTGCCCGGTACGATCAACATCGACAGGGTCAAGTATAAAGGAATGCATCATGCAACAGTGTCAAGTTAgtcaatggcggcctgtcaatGGCAGGGCGGCATTGgcacatgaacctggcaacgtttaacgctagagaCCTGCCAACCCGGCAGgtctctagagaaactggccacgccgtatacgcaatgccttatgacctcgagcgtaccggaatcttggaagaacgctaacataatcttaatacataaggggacgccaaagacttgaaaaattatagacagatcagcttgctgtcagttgcctaccaactatttactaaggtattcacaaaaagaatcaggaataccttagacttctgtcaagcaaaggatcaggcaggattccgtaaaggctactcaacaatagaccatattcacactatcaatcaggggatagagaaatgtgcggaatatcacccacccttatatatagctttcattcattccgagaaagtgtttgaatctgtcgaaagctcagcagtcatggatgcattacgaaatcagggtgtagaggagccgcaTGGAATAATAGTGATATAAATCTATTGCGGCTCCTcaggcaccgtagtcctccataaagaaagcaacaaaatcccaataagaagcgtcaggcagggagatacgatctctccaatgctattcacagcgtgtttacaggatgtattcagagacctggattgggaaaaattggggataaaagttaatggagaaaaccttagtaacttgcgattcgctgatattgccgtgcttagtaactcaggggaccaattgcaattcatgctcactgacctggagaggcaaaacagaagagtgggtctaaaaattaatttgcagaaaacaaaagtaatgtttaactgtctcggcAGAGAAGAGCAATTTAAAATAGGTAGGGAGgtacaggaagtggtaagggaatacatctacttagggcaggtggtgaggCAGATccatatcatgagaaggaaataatcacaagaataagaatagactggggtgcgtttggcaggctatctcagatcatgaacagcaggctgccgttatccctcaagagaaaagtgtataatatgTATGTATTACCAGtaatcacctacggggcagaaatctggaggcttacgaaatggttctacttaaattggggacgacgcaacgagctatggaaagaatgatgggtgtaacgttgagggataagaaaagagcagattgggtgaaggaacaaacgcgagttaatgacatgttagttgaaatcatgaaacagaaatgggggggggggtgcatgggcaggacgtgtaatgaggagggaagataactgatggtcattaaaggttaccgactggattccaagggaaggaaagcggagcagcgggcggcagaaagttaggtgggcggatgagattaagaagtttgcagggacgttatggccacaattagtacatgaccggggttgttggagaagtgtgggagaggcctttgcccttcagtgggcgtaaccaggctgatgatgatgatcacgtaaccacgcaaacaaaaaaaaaggacaaagaaggaaacacacaggacaggcgcggacaggcgcgttttcttctttttcctttgttaTTTGCGCGGATACATGAAACATTCCAATAtggaccaccaactagcccccctaTCCCTGATAAGTATAAAGGAGCCGCCTCCAGATAATTTCTTTAGTGGGCTCGTCAACTGGCCTCATGTCTGCAGCACACCGAAACCATTTCAGTTTTTCGTGCAGCTTCTTCTGTTGGGCGTGACAGTGAAGCCCAGCGCTTTGCAACAAACAACCTGCTTCCTTTTTCCCGTGCCTGCTTTCTACGGAGCCTGCGCGGATAAGCCATTGCGGTATGGGATCGACTGGAAGTCGTTGCTCCCTGTACGATCAACTTTGACAGTGTCAAGTATGAAGGAACCGCCACCAGGCAATTTCTTTAGTGGGCGCGTCATTTGGCATAGCCTCAGCAGGATGCCGAAACCATTTCTGTTTTTTGTGCAGCTTCTGTTCGGCGTGGCAGCGAAGCCCAGCGTACTGCATCAAACACCGTGCTTCATTGTTCCCGTGCCTGGTTTCTACAGAGCCTGCGCTGATAAGCCACTGCGGTATGGGAAAGCCTGGGACTTATTTCACCCAGTACTGTCAAAATAGACAGTGTAAAGTATAAAGGAAGCGACACCAGACAATTTCTTTAGTGTGCTCGGCAGCAGGCCTCCTGTCAGCAGCATGCCGAAACCATTTGTTTTTCGCGTAGCTTCTGTCCGGTGTGGCAATGGAGCCTAGCGCTTTGCATCAAACACGATGCTTCCTTTCTCCCGTGCCTGGTTTATACGGAGCCTGCGCGGATAAGCGACTGCGATATGGGAACTACTGGGGCTAGTTGCGCCCGGTACGATCAACATCGACAGTGTCAAGTATGAAAGAACCACCACCAGACAATTTCTTCAGTGGGCTCGTCAGTTGGCTTCCCGTCAGCAGCATACCGAAACCATTTCAGTTTTTCGTGCAGCTTCTTCTGTTCGGCGTGGCAGCGAAGGCCAGCGCTCTGCATCAAACACCGTGCTTCATTGCTCCCGTGCTTGGTTTCGCGGAGCCTGAGCGGATAAGCCACTGCGATATGGAAAAGACTGGGACTCGTTGCGCCCGATACGATCTATATCGACAGTGTCAAGTATAAAGGAACCGCCACCAGACAATTTCTTTAGTGGGCTCGGCAGCTGGCATACCGTCAGCAGCATGCGGAAACAATTTCTGTTTTTCGTGCAGGTTCTTCTGTTCGGTGTGGCAATGAAGCCTAGCGCTTTGCATCAAACACCGTGCTTCATTTCTCCCGTGCCTGGTTTTTACGACGCCTGCGCGGATAAGCCACTGCGATATGGGAATGACTGGGACTCGTTTCGTCTGCTACGATAAACATCGACAGTGTCAAGCATAAAGGAACCGCCACCGGACAATTTCTTTAGTGGACTcatcagctggcctcccgtcagCAGCATGGCAAAACCAGTTCTGTTTTTCGCGGCAGCTTCTTCTGTTCAGTGTGGCAATGAAgcctatggatggatggaaataactttattttgaatccggcaaatttgacgacccggacTCAGGTCGCctatgaggggacttcgaggccttgcctcgtcgccgcctctcgggcttgctggacagtccactcttgtgtcttgaggttggagctgcgcagagcggcggcccacttcgacgcaagagcctccggagctactgccattgtagctgatgtaacccgacactcccacaacatgtgtgacagcgtcgctctagcttcctgacataatttgcaaaaagcagtcgggtattgcgcggggaaaatgtgctgcaatcgcagcgcactggggaatgtttgtgtttgcaattgtcgccagatgactgactggcgacgtttcagcatggggtgaggtggagGCAGCAACcacctgcctagctggtagtgcttggtgatgtcattgtatctgactaggcgttctcgcgtgttttgagccaggagttccgaactcgaagaggcggtctccgattctgcgcggcgggtcagttctcgcgcagagcggtgtgctacctcgttcaagttaatgaggccctcatcggtgggggtggcgacgtgcgctggaaaccatatgatcgtGGTGTTAtagaagtgctgtcgaccagcttaccttagaatctggagagcttcggaggaagtGCGCCCctgcgcgtagttgcgaactgcggattgtgagttgCTAAATATTACCTCGCTGAAGGGTCGGTAAgtgcaagcgcaatcgctacgtCTTCTGCTGCTTCGGGGTTTTCCGTTGCGACattacacgcgtgcgtaagctgGGAGCTAACGTCTaggactaccgccgtgaaccggt
The sequence above is a segment of the Dermacentor variabilis isolate Ectoservices chromosome 7, ASM5094787v1, whole genome shotgun sequence genome. Coding sequences within it:
- the LOC142588017 gene encoding uncharacterized protein LOC142588017, with translation MSLTAMGRYILQELGFNNHVQHVAYPLRLRETKHGSNEARCLMQSAGLRCHAEQKKLHEKLKWFRKDNLARCSPPERLSVLLVNCRSIKNKVDNFMSLVATVKPQIVMDTESWLDKTIPNVEIFPPDFTLYRKDRHGHGGGVFFLISNALSSTQILFESNSESVWCPVKLHKGNNVVYRTLYHPPGSSDSFALLSEMLSFLPNSVFLGGDFNLPDFNGNAGCVAGNRSRIYTEFEELLGLNGLQQYVLEPTRENAILELVLCNEPNIISKVT